CCATCTGGCTAAGATAGGGATCCCACCCGGCACACCTTGGCCCTTCCTTTACAGGGGGAGCAGGACCGCGGTCCCCCCTTGCCCCCCAGCTCCCCGCCAGGTGCTGCGCGTCCACGGTGGCGCTGGGCGCGGGGTGTTCGCAGCGGCCTTTGTCTCAGCCGCTTCTTTGTACCGAGCGCTTCGAATCCCAAATAAAGCTGCTCTGGCTCCACTCGTGCCAAGCCGTCCCGTGTGGAGTGTGCGTGGGGTGGCCACGGTCGCTGCGGGCGGAGGCCGCTCGGTGCCCGGCGCCGCCGACGCCGCATGCCCGAGCCCGGCGGCGCCATTGGTCCCGGCAGTCACATGGAGGGCGGTGGCGGCGCCGCCCGGTCCTTCCCGGTCCCTCCCTCCGAGCCTCCCTCCGCCGGGCTGAGCGCTGGGAGCGGCCGCGATCGCAGCATGAGCACCCTCAAGGTCTACAGCACCTCGGTCACCGGCTCCCGGGAGGTGAGCGGCAGCGGCGGGGCGCCCCCGGGGGGGGTCTGTGACCTGGGGTGGGCATCTCTTCCCCTATGGAGCTGTGGatttccccctgccctgctcacgCTGTCCTGTCCCCTTCATCCCCCGAGTCCGCCTCGCCGTGCTGGCTGTGTGTCCATCCCACTCCCCACGCAGGACTGAGCCCTGTGGCCGGGTGGGCTGTGGCCGGTGGCCCATAAGGGGAAGCCAGCCCACGAGTCCTGTGCTGAGCCTGgctggcatcctgggctgcatgctcAGCCTCGGGGCTCCTCTCCCACTCCCCATAACCTGCCCTTTCCCACCCGGGCTCCCAGATCAAGTCCCAGCAGAGCGAAGTCACCAGGATCCTGGATGGGAAGAACATCAAGTACGAGCTGGTGGACATCTCCCAGGACAATGCTCTGCGGGAGGAGATGAGGGCCAAGGCAGGCAACCCCAAAGCCATCCCACCCCAGATCGTCAATGGAGACCACTACTGTGGGGTGAGGCTTGTGctctgggggggtgggaggggggctATGACCCTGTCCCCTTGTTTTGGCTATGAAAGATGTGAGGACACCTTCCAGAAGGTTTCTCATGGGGTGTACAAAGCAGTGCCAGGGTTAAGGGAAGGGCTGTTTGGGGCATGGTGGCTTGTGAAAGGTGGAACCCATGCAGGGGGTCTCTGGGGGGCTGTGCTTCGTGGGGATGTCCCCACCCTGCCCTGATGTCTTCTGCATGCCTGTCCCCTGTGCTGTGACCCAGTTTGTGCTGCACCCCTGGGGACCCTGTGCTGCCTGCGAGGGGGAGCCTCCAGCCCTTTCCTGGTGAGCAGCCATGTGGCTTTCCCCACAGGACTATGAGCTCTTTGTGGAAGCTGTGGAGCAAAACACCCTGCAGGAGTTCCTGAAGCTGGCCTGAgcccctggctgctctcctctcctggaCTCTACCTGCATTCCTGAGCACCCTCATCTCCCACCATCTTCACTTCCAGGTTGTCAGCTCTGTCCTGGCACCATGACCTCTATCCCAgcacagggaaaaaacccatGACCAAAACTACTCCTTGCAGCTGCCTCCAATTCCCTCCTGCCTAACCCTGGGATCATCTCAGAGGGATCCAGAGCAAGCTTGATGCtccctgggaacagagctgggCCTGgttccctctgcagcttccagTGCCTCTGTAAACAGCAAAGCCTCTGGGGCTGTGGGAagtgcagctccctcagccctctccTCTGCAGGGAGAGCTTCCCCTTTGGGAGGGAAGGGCTTAGGCTTGCAAGTTACTTCCCacttctctcagctgctgttAAAATTGTAAATCCTGCTGCCTCAtttccttgggttttgtttgtttgtttgttttccgaCTTTTCATCTCAACTGCAGCCATCATGGCAGCTAAggtgattttttgtttgtttgtttgtttttaatttaatgcAAAAGtactgcacagagctggggccTGACCACCCCCTGCAGGAGGAGGCCCAGGTTAGGGAGCTCAGGCTGGTGGCATTCTAATGGCACTTgtcaggctacccagggggaAATCAATAAGCCCTGGAAGTGGGGGACCACTgggctgctgtgagcagtggGAGTGTGTTGCTGGGGCCTCCCTGGTGAGGgttagcagctgagggctgctccagagcagctgaTCTTGGGCTGTCTTAACTCTCCTCTTTGAGTTGGCTTTTggttatgttttgttttatttttgcaacCAGGACCAAgtgcattttgttttcctgccaaAAAGCAAGTTTATAACCAGTGTTGTCTTCAGAGATGCTATTAAATGTTACTGTACCTTTCACCCTTGGCACTGGTggctttcttttcagtttgcttttacTTTGACTGCAGGTTAAACACCACCCTCTGTAAAGATTGAGTCATTTCCAGCTCACAGAAGCTGAGGCAGTTGTGCTCTCTGCTTGACAGACAGATCTTGACACCttcagagtgctgctgctgctaatcaAAGGCTCCCAGGACTTGTCTGAATCCCCTGCAGTGTGCTAGTGACAGGTACCTCTCTGAAGCAGTCTTCTCTACATGGTAAggaccagagcagggacagcttcagcaaaaaaaaaaaagccctggtTAGTTTTAGACCAGGTTAGAGGGGCAGAGGAAAAGGCTGCCACAAAAGAGGGTTTCCTGTATGCTCCTGCATCTGCTATaggtggaaaaaaggaggaagcttAACACAGGGCTGTGGAAATTGAGTCACTGGTCCCAGGCAGCCCATGGCAGTGGCTTGATTTGCACCAGTGGTGCTTCCTGAGTTGTGCAGGGGTTAGCTCTGATCAGAGGGTCCTGCCTgagctctgggcatcctgcccTTTCCCCCAGCAGCTGTGCATTTGAAATCTTAATGGAAACAGGAACTGCAGCTTCCAGAGATGGTTTTATTGGGAGCCTTCACGGAGGGTTGggccagcagagtgtgtgcagGGCCTCTGCTGAGAGGGAACCTGCCAGAAGGCTCTGCCTGGCGCGAGTGGGAGTGCCGATGGCTGGGAGTCAAGTGGGAGCCTGTCACAGCTGAAGGGAGGAATGTGCTGCAGAAaggggctgcagagcacagccccagcccaccagagccaggaggatgcttgcctcagggctcagcagggaagcagcagagggatCCAGCTCTTCTCTAATGACAGGTGTCCTATTgcagcacccagctcctgcctgctgtgggagGGAGTGGGGCTGGCAGCTCGGTGCGGCTGTGGCTGAGCCTGGgcctggctggagctgggggctgTCCAAGGGAAGGAGTTGTTCACGTACAGGAAACCCAGCAGCAGGATCTCCTGGCTCTGTCCCAGCATTGCAGTGGCTTAAGGCCTCCAGGTTTTGCTTCATCAGGGACTATCTAACCGTTTCTCTCGTGGTGGGAGTGCAGTTGGGATCTCTGGGGGGCACTGCATGGAAAGCATATTGCCCCTGGCTGGCTGTCCGTCTGTCCTGCTACAGTGCAGAATCCCCCAGCCCAGGACCAGTGTAAAGCTGGTGGCCTTCCTGGGCTGGGGATCAGCCTCTGCAGAGATAAGAAACTAGTCCTTGGCTTTGAGCTGACAGAGCCCCACCTGCCTTGGAGAAAAGAATCTACCTGCAAGGCAGGACTGAGCCTGGCacctgctgctgaagggagAGGCCAAACTGCTGCCTCCAagctcttctctccatcccaGGTCACAGCACAATGAAACCAAAACTGGTAGGACTCCCACTCTGTGCTTTGCCCAGCCAGGGGGGAGGCTGTAACCCAGCTGAGGGTGTGAggcagctccttcctgcagggccTGGGGGGGAGCAGCTCTTGCTGTTAAGCTGTGTgcagccccttcccctctcGTGGGGAAGGGTCTCTCCTCCGCAGCAGCAAGGAGGCACTGGGGGTCAGGCCATATTCCTGCAGGCTCCTGGAGTTGTCCACATCCACCCTCTGGGGAAAGGTGCTGATGATCTCATAGGAGTCAGTCTCCACCCCTAGGAAAGAACAGCCCAAACTTTCCTAAACACAGGATCCCCCAAGGTTTGtctgggctgctctggctgaTCCAGCTGTGGTTatgcaagagcagcaggagagttTCACAAGCATGTGCTGAGCACTAAAAAAAAGCTTCCCACCCAAAGTGCaagcagccaggagcagagtggctgttccaggctgcacagctgcagtgggATAGGAAGCTCTCACATCGCAGCTGCAATGAGCTTCTCATGGGCTCAGCCTGAGGCCAGGCCTGCAGCTCATAACAAGagtgggaagaggggagagCAAAAGAGTCCCCTCAGCCACCTGGAACTGTCCCCAGAGGGATGTGTGAGCCCCTGGGCAGCATTAAATGTGTTggggcacagagctgagctaAGGATGGTCTGCAGCCAagctggaggctgcagctcagcttccaGGTTGCACCAACACCTTGAGAATGGTGGCACTGGTCAAGTgagtggtgctgaggagctggaaggaggCAAAGGCAGTGCTGGACCTGCTTCAGTGGCAGTTCTGAGAGGCCAGAAGAggtttccctgtgctgctgagtcAGCTTTGTGGTAAAGGTGGGCGTGAAATGCTCTGAGCTAAAGGTcaccctggcagcactgctcgGGAAGCATCTCtgggggaggagcagctcctggagctggaCTAACCCTCAGCCCTGCCCGGCTCAGGCTGGTTGATGAGCTCCAgggccttcagcagcagcccagaagCTTCCCTGGGCCTACCTGGTGCGTGCGAGGTGCCGGCGCAGGTCCCCGATGGTGTCTGTGGGCAGCATCTGCAGGACCTGGGTCTGCTTCCTGCTCTCCGACTTGACACgcaggctgcagacagcagggccagcagcttcAGCCTTCTTCAACCTGGGGGTTAGACACCTGTGTCAGCTGAGGAGtgagggctctgctgggggtAGAGCCTGAGAGCTCTCAGGGCTCTGTTTGCCCTTTGGAAATGCCCTGAGGTGAGCAAAGCTCCATCTGAGTGTGGGCGAGAGAGCAGCCCACAGcccaagctgctgctttgtgctttccCTGCTTAGAGATGCCTTGGAAAGAGACTTGCTGCCCTTTTTTAGCTTCATTTTAGATCAGGGCTGTCTGATAAGTACTTtgtcctaatttttttttttttgactaaaAATAATCTgcttgttgccttttttttttgctcatcaGTTATTTGCCTTTCCTGCCAGGAACCTAGGAGTGGAAAAGTGCTGGCAGTGTGACCTCCCCACCAGGTATCAGTTTCCTGGTGGAATTCTCCCATTTAACATGACCacaaacagggttttttttttgttgttttttttttttttttttagatggtTTCAAACTCTCAGGGGAAGTATTTGACAGCAATAAGTAAGATTTTGAACAACAGAAGCTTTTGTTAGAGACATAACAGCTGGGCAGGTTCTTCAGGACTTCCAGGACTTCCCAAAAGACCAGACTTGCCTTTTTTGGTTGTCCTAATTATCTCTAAGGTATAAGATAAAAGGGCAAAGTCCACTTCATTCCTCAACTGAAGCCTCTGAAATGACCTCTCAGTGatgaaacaggaggaagagaagagcctGACAGGGCAGGCATGGAGGGGCTGTGCCCATACCTCTCCAGGACAGACAGCCTGGGTGCCTTCAGTAGGttctctttgctgctctgcactcCACCAGAGCCCTGAAACCAAACCAGGTAAGCtgtcagcactgcctgctctgcacagagagcagccagtgCCAGGAAAACCCAGAGGCAGGTGCCAAAGTGCCACGTGTGCTctgccagagcctttctgggaggaagaggaagctgtgcagagctgagggaGGCCTGAAAAGGAGGTTCCAGTggtgtgcagggtgctgagcccaggcAATCCCTGCTGGCCTCCTCCTGTGGGTGTCTGGGGGGGGTCTGTTCCTACCTGCTGCATAGCTCTGGCTGAGTCTTGGGCACTGATGGCTTCTCCTCCATGTGCTGAGGGATTGGGAAGCTTGTTGAGAAACTGCTCCAAGGAGAGCTTGggacctgccagagcagaggggaggtgTGACCATGTAAGACATGCTGTAAATGATGTTCCCCTAGAAAAGGCTGATCTGGGCCCCTCGGTGCACCTCCTATggaaacaggctgagagggttggggctgttcagcctggatgaAACCCTAGAGGctctgggagaccttagagcagccttccagtgtctgaaatgggctacaggagagctggggaggagctttGTACAAAGGCTCGGAGTGACAGGGTGGGgataatggcttcagactggcagcagctggattgagatgagacattaggaagaaattcttccccaggagggtggtgaggcactggaacaggttgcccagagaagctgtggaggctccaagcccggaagtgttcaaagccagcctggatggggccttgagcaagctggctggtaggaggtgaccctgcctatGACAGAGggtaggaactagatgatctttaaggtcctttccaacccaaactattctatgaagtAAGAATGCAACAGCCAAGAGGGAGAGCTCTGACCTGCTTCAGCTCTTGGTCTGCCCAGCTGAAGCCTCTCCCACTTTCTGCCCCAGTAAAGGTTTCAttgtcagcagcagagagcaactgctgagcacacagctgtgacatgcagcaggcacaaacctccttagctctgctgggagcaggaaaaACTGAACCCATGGTGAGGCTTGGGAGAGCTCTCACCTCGTGAGGGTGTGTTTGGTGCTGCTAAAGGTGGAGCTGGAAGGAGCTTTGGCCTTTCAGAAAGGCAGAGGGCAGATGTGGTTTTGGGAACCTGCTGATTTCCTGCTCTTTTATTGCCCTGTCTCATTCTTTAGGAGGATTTAGTGGTGAGAGGAGCctggctggctgccagctcctgaaGCAACACTGGCACTGCAAGCACAGGGCTCTGACCCAGAAGTGTTCCCTTCCTTGCTGAGATCCTACACATTCCCCTCCTACCAGCTGGACCACCCTGGTAAGGTTTGGATTCTCCTCTTTGGGAGCTGGCTGTGATTTTGGAGGAGGTTTAGGGATTTACCTGGGGTCTCAGTGGTTCCCTGCACCTCACTGGGTCTGGACTGGCCAGCCACTCGGCCAGGGCCAGGAAACCTCCCTGCAGGGTCTCTCTCCTGGAATACCACAGCCCTTCTGTCAGTGACCTGTGGGGTAAAGCCAACTGGCAGAAGCAAATCTGACTGCTGCACAAGTACTGGAGCACAAAGAACCACAGCAAAGACAAGCAAGAGTTGTAACCCCCAAAGCAAAGCACGAGAGCTGCTtccctgggagctgccccagctccccaAGCCCCAGGCAGTGCACTTCCAGCTCTCTAACAAAGCCAATCCTGGCAGAACCAACAGGTCCCCAGGATGTCCCTTCTAGAGCACAGGGGAGTTGTTCATCTGtctcagcaggctgctgctttccaggagcTGTAAGAAATGTGCTTGGACCTCCCCTTTCCTCAGAGTCTGCTTCCACACCTGAGAATGTTGTCTGGGTGGAAAATGATGTGAAAGCTGCAGGTGGAGGgtagagagggacctggcagaaggcagctgcagagtggGGGCTGGCAGGTGGCTCCAACAAGCTAGAAGAGCCACCCTGAGgccccagcagtgcagagagCTGAGCAGGCTCTGCCTGGGTCCCACTCCAGTTCCTTTCACACTGGTGTCCACACCACAGGGGCTGTGTTTACTCCAGCTTGCTGGGCTGGCCTGAGGCTTGCCTTGTGGCCATGGATTATGGAGAGCCACAGCCCCCTGCAGGGGGATGCCATGGCTGAGGCTCTGCACTGCTCCACTGCAGGGGGATGCCATGGCTGaggctctgcactgctgccctgcagggggATGCCAtggctgaggctctgctctgctcacctgcaGGGGGATGCCATGGCTGaggctctgcactgctgccctgcagggggATGCCATGGCTGaggctctgcactgctgccctgcagggggATGCCATGGCTGaggctctgcactgctgccctgcagggggATGCCATGGCTGaggctctgcactgctgccctgcagggggATGCCATGGCTGaggctctgcactgctgccctgcagggggATGCCATGGCTGaggctctgcactgctgccctgcagggggATGCCAtggctgaggctctgctctgctcacctgcaGGGGGATGTCATCTGGGtagtgcagctgcagctctgaggggAAATATCCATCTATGATATCCTGCAGGCATTGCTGAaagagggagagcaggaggtcATACCTCAGCCTGT
The Indicator indicator isolate 239-I01 chromosome 33, UM_Iind_1.1, whole genome shotgun sequence DNA segment above includes these coding regions:
- the SH3BGRL3 gene encoding SH3 domain-binding glutamic acid-rich-like protein 3, which encodes MSTLKVYSTSVTGSREIKSQQSEVTRILDGKNIKYELVDISQDNALREEMRAKAGNPKAIPPQIVNGDHYCGDYELFVEAVEQNTLQEFLKLA